Proteins from one Ricinus communis isolate WT05 ecotype wild-type chromosome 9, ASM1957865v1, whole genome shotgun sequence genomic window:
- the LOC8270924 gene encoding uncharacterized protein LOC8270924, which translates to MVATIVGSLIYTKARRVMADVFPPSLRKLWKDWELRALVLLSLILQIILIFLGNRRKYSSKTWLRIVLWCTYLTADWVATVALGVLSNNLGDVLHSDDGKSVALDADTELTAFWAPFLLLHLGGPDTVTAYAMEDNELWLRHFLGLGVQTGVALYIFILAWTGSHLSILTIPMIFAGLIKYGERTLVLRSASNEQFRDCMLSKPDLGPNYPKFMQEYNLKEFEGYRVEAEEMLEVEVQVDDSIRGGSGPDAPQLLNAYNSFQIFKRLFVDLILSFQDKENSQILFKNMSFIDAFKVVEIELGFMFDVLYTKASVIYSVKGCILRCISLSFTCSVLVLFTIFVADKVKFNNVDLILTFLLLAVAIFLEIYAVLLLLSSDWTDIYMSKYAYSAVRKTINFLQLPKHMRWSNALAQYNLLSVSLNTKPAICHGIQRLFCIDKLMEKYRYRNFKQVSPDLKSLIFDHLLKKLDILENEKVENDNERASRDQMLRAQSLVLVSFGHPELKWSTDEMDFDQSILIWHIATYLCYRKDHEEISDPILASRRMSKRLSKYMLYLLIMCPFMLPMGIGNIRYRDTCAEVTKYLQERKSILGDSDVRKNYCIFGLECYRKMKIKLQKREACEMLLQVNTAVLPKKVKGDRSKSVLFDACRLASQLEDIADKEIKWEMVCKSWVERLTYAASQCSGTYHAQQLRRGGELLTHVWLLMSHLGLTDQFQISQGHARAKLVAK; encoded by the exons ATGGTAGCTACAA TTGTTGGCAGCTTGATCTATACAAAGGCAAGGAGAGTCATGGCCGACGTGTTTCCTCCATCGTTAAGGAAATTGTGGAAGGACTGGGAGTTGCGTGCTTTGGTCTTACTTAGCCTCATTTTACAGATAATACTCATCTTTTTGGGCAATCGCAGGAAATACAGCAGCAAAACTTGGCTCAGAATTGTCTTGTGGTGTACCTATCTGACGGCTGACTGGGTAGCAACCGTTGCCCTTGGTGTTCTTTCCAATAATCTTGGTGATGTCCTTCATAGCGATGATGGCAAAAGCGTTGCGCTGGACGCTGACACTGAGCTTACTGCATTTTGGGCACCATTCCTTCTGCTGCACTTGGGTGGCCCTGATACTGTCACTGCTTATGCCATGGAAGATAATGAGCTGTGGCTAAGACACTTTCTTGGGTTGGGTGTTCAAACTGGAGTAGCCCTTTACATTTTCATTTTGGCATGGACAGGTTCTCATCTTTCAATTCTGACCATTCCAATGATTTTTGCTGGGCTTATAAAGTATGGAGAAAGAACATTGGTTCTCAGATCAGCTAGCAATGAGCAGTTCAGAGACTGCATGCTTAGTAAACCAGATCTTGGTCCCAATTATCCCAAATTCATGCAGGAATATAATTTGAAAGAGTTCGAGGGGTACCGTGTAGAAGCAGAAGAGATGTTAGAGGTAGAGGTGCAGGTGGATGATTCAATAAGAGGTGGCTCTGGTCCTGATGCACCTCAATTGCTTAATGCCTATAATTCATTCCAGATTTTCAAGCGTCTCTTTGTAGATCTCATCCTAAGTTTccaagacaaagaaaatagCCAAATCTTGTTCAAAAACATGTCTTTCATAGATGCTTTCAAGGTAGTTGAGATTGAACTTGGATTCATGTTTGATGTCCTTTACACCAAGGCATCAGTGATATATTCAGTCAAAGGCTGCATTCTTCGTTGCATCAGTTTGTCATTCACCTGCTCTGTCTTGGTGCTGTTCACCATATTTGTAGCCGATAAGGTGAAGTTTAACAATGTTGATCTGATCCTAACTTTTCTATTGCTGGCTGTAGCTATATTTCTTGAGATATATGCAGTACTTTTGCTGCTTTCCTCTGACTGGACCGATATTTATATGAGCAAGTACGCATATAGTGCTGTGCGAAAAACCATCAATTTTCTTCAACTGCCAAAACATATGAGGTGGTCGAACGCCTTGGCACAGTACAATTTGCTGAGCGTTAGCCTAAATACCAAACCTGCAATCTGCCATGGAATCCAGAGGTTGTTTTGCATTGACAAGTTAATGGAAAAATACCGGTACAGGAACTTTAAACAGGTCTCTCCAGATTTGAAAAGTTTGATTTTCGACCATCTCCTGAAGAAACTGGACATTCTAGAAAATGAGAAGGTTGAGAATGATAATGAGAGAGCAAGCAGAGACCAAATGCTGAGGGCTCAAAGCCTAGTGCTTGTAAGCTTTGGTCATCCTGAATTGAAATGGAGCACTGATGAGATGGACTTTGACCAGAGCATTCTTATTTGGCACATAGCTACTTATCTCTGCTACCGCAAGGATCATGAAGAAATCTCAGATCCCATCTTGGCAAGTAGAAGAATGAGCAAACGGCTATCAAAATACATGCTCTATCTCCTAATCATGTGTCCCTTCATGTTGCCAATGGGAATCGGGAACATCAGATACCGAGACACCTGTGCTGAGGTCACAAAATATTTGCAAGAACGCAAGTCTATATTAGGTGATAGTGATGTGCGCAAGAATTATTGTATCTTTGGATTGGAATGTTATAGAAAAATGAAGATCAAATTGCAGAAAAGAGAAGCTTGTGAGATGTTGCTTCAGGTGAACACTGCCGTGCTGCCAAAGAAAGTGAAAGGTGACAGAAGCAAATCTGTGTTATTTGATGCCTGTAGGCTGGCATCGCAATTGGAAGATATTGCAGACAAAGAGATTAAATGGGAAATGGTGTGCAAATCTTGGGTGGAAAGGTTAACTTATGCTGCTAGCCAATGCAGTGGAACTTATCATGCTCAGCAGCTGAGGCGAGGCGGAGAACTTCTCACTCATGTATGGCTCCTAATGTCACATTTGGGTTTAACAGATCAATTCCAAATATCACAGGGACATGCTAGAGCTAAGCTAGTAGCGAAATAA